Proteins encoded together in one Exiguobacterium sp. BMC-KP window:
- a CDS encoding GntR family transcriptional regulator, giving the protein MSELLYPLKWLSKASAGDRVAYELRMRIISGSIESGTILSENKLASDFSVSRSPIRDALKILASEQLIRLERMGAVVVGLSERDIQEIYDVRLLIETFVFERLVKIERSELVRELSKILEMMKVAIKYKDADEFSFQDVLFHETIIRSIDHGYVSMIWQNLKPVMESFILLSMRVRFEEDIEDFERILANHALYIEAIETGDRERMVASLHQNFDDVQEVEDLWKTQQMMSKGVDSHD; this is encoded by the coding sequence ATGTCAGAACTGTTATATCCCTTGAAATGGTTATCAAAAGCTTCCGCTGGCGATCGTGTTGCATACGAGCTACGGATGCGCATCATTTCAGGAAGTATTGAAAGCGGTACCATTTTATCTGAAAACAAGTTAGCCTCTGACTTTTCCGTTAGTCGCTCACCCATCCGTGATGCGTTAAAGATCCTTGCATCCGAACAGTTGATTCGATTGGAACGGATGGGGGCGGTCGTCGTCGGTTTATCCGAGCGCGATATCCAGGAAATCTATGATGTCCGGCTGCTCATCGAGACGTTCGTCTTTGAGCGACTCGTCAAGATCGAACGATCGGAGCTCGTTCGTGAACTCAGCAAAATTCTCGAAATGATGAAGGTCGCTATTAAATATAAGGATGCCGATGAATTTTCATTCCAAGATGTGCTGTTTCACGAAACAATCATTCGCTCGATTGACCACGGGTATGTCAGTATGATTTGGCAAAACCTTAAACCGGTCATGGAAAGTTTCATCCTCCTATCGATGCGGGTACGATTCGAGGAAGACATCGAAGACTTCGAACGCATCCTCGCGAACCACGCCCTGTACATCGAAGCGATCGAGACAGGAGATCGTGAACGGATGGTCGCTTCCTTGCATCAGAACTTTGATGATGTCCAGGAAGTCGAAGATCTCTGGAAAACGCAACAAATGATGTCGAAAGGAGTCGATTCACATGACTGA
- a CDS encoding ketopantoate reductase family protein translates to MHILVVGAGAVGGYFGGRLAEKGEQVTFLVRPKRYEQLQKTGLQITSPHGDITITPQLVTHDMRPDHTFDVVLLSTKAYHLDDVLKDLAPFVSEDTYIIPLLNGMQHIRRLTEVFGEDRVLGGLCFIESTLDTEGRIVQTSPSHRLLFGSRIGKPTARLEEIATRFAKAKAPMAYSTHIMDDMWQKYLFISTFAGVTTLFRSAIGPIRQEPVGRQMIIDVMKESKQAMEEQGAVFNDDVEAVLMKQMNAMEDKMKSSMLRDMEKGQRVEVDHFFTTLLKTMSQRHLQLIESNLGIYQKNQEMHVD, encoded by the coding sequence ATGCATATTTTAGTCGTAGGTGCAGGGGCAGTCGGAGGATATTTCGGAGGTCGTCTTGCTGAAAAAGGTGAACAGGTGACATTCCTCGTTCGTCCGAAACGTTATGAACAGCTACAAAAAACAGGACTGCAAATCACTAGTCCTCACGGTGATATCACGATCACGCCTCAGTTAGTGACGCACGACATGCGACCGGATCATACATTCGACGTCGTCTTGCTTTCGACGAAGGCTTATCACTTAGATGACGTATTGAAGGATCTTGCGCCATTCGTTTCGGAGGATACATATATCATTCCGTTATTAAACGGGATGCAACATATTCGCCGGTTAACAGAAGTCTTCGGAGAAGATCGAGTGCTCGGTGGTCTTTGCTTCATTGAATCGACGCTTGATACAGAAGGGCGTATTGTACAGACAAGTCCGTCACACCGGCTGTTATTTGGTTCACGGATCGGTAAACCAACAGCTCGTCTGGAGGAAATTGCAACACGTTTTGCGAAAGCAAAGGCGCCGATGGCGTACTCAACGCACATCATGGATGACATGTGGCAAAAATATCTGTTCATTTCGACATTCGCTGGCGTGACGACACTATTTCGCTCTGCCATCGGTCCGATTCGGCAAGAACCTGTCGGGCGTCAGATGATCATAGACGTCATGAAGGAATCGAAACAGGCAATGGAAGAACAGGGTGCGGTCTTCAATGATGATGTAGAAGCTGTACTGATGAAACAAATGAATGCAATGGAAGATAAGATGAAATCGTCGATGTTGCGGGATATGGAAAAAGGTCAACGAGTAGAAGTTGATCACTTTTTTACTACTTTACTAAAAACAATGTCTCAACGTCATCTTCAACTCATCGAGTCAAATTTAGGAATCTATCAAAAAAATCAAGAAATGCATGTTGACTGA